In Pseudothermotoga sp., one genomic interval encodes:
- a CDS encoding OmpH family outer membrane protein: protein MQRVFIVGLVLAVMLLFLYGSTASNPRVVFADVNRVVQEYPKMVELNQKYAQDVQFYQQKLNELVAELEKLQKIGAPQSEIEKKQSEILARRQQYEQLLQSEYQPKMQAVLDELAKKIETFAKTMGYDFVIKKEALLYADDAYDVTQQLIKYLKSQ from the coding sequence ATGCAACGAGTTTTCATCGTAGGCTTAGTCCTCGCCGTAATGCTTCTGTTCCTCTACGGTTCAACGGCGAGCAATCCAAGGGTGGTCTTCGCGGACGTCAACCGAGTGGTTCAAGAGTATCCGAAGATGGTTGAATTGAACCAGAAATACGCTCAAGACGTGCAGTTCTACCAACAAAAGCTGAACGAATTGGTGGCTGAGCTTGAAAAGCTTCAAAAGATCGGTGCACCACAGAGCGAGATCGAAAAGAAACAATCAGAAATACTCGCGAGGAGACAACAATACGAGCAATTGCTTCAGAGTGAATACCAACCCAAAATGCAAGCAGTTCTCGATGAACTTGCGAAGAAGATTGAAACCTTTGCCAAAACCATGGGGTACGATTTTGTCATAAAAAAGGAAGCTTTGTTGTATGCGGATGATGCGTACGATGTGACGCAACAGTTGATCAAGTACCTCAAGAGCCAATGA